One Trichoderma asperellum chromosome 5, complete sequence genomic region harbors:
- a CDS encoding uncharacterized protein (EggNog:ENOG41~antiSMASH:Cluster_5.3) produces MSPTAATMKWPDLPDGLSADWVFANGSNVHVCNDRRWFAEFVAFPSSAESAYFASEKLSVVGVGTVNLPVKRSPNLRGSRAHHLLRLTEVLYIPSSVCNIIGFPIYDIIDGVSMGGTEKSRGVMTDASGKPLAYFSPDTETSLACLKLSGPPVGPKLAPSKLQSDVVYVLSVIWPDNERARWKSLDQHTMADNQKRQWVGEQPYTAEEKKWLKKHYGGEFKFLCLYGLSIYNEEDRAEGRAIMRTLSRADESNDENDGGDDDDQKGKDEDEDEDEEEFCEEDDEEDEEEEDDSDLENHLADYHFNEEELDWIEKHYQNSATFMISYGLKFYDDDDCATAKQLVQDFLGE; encoded by the exons ATGTCACCTACAGCAGCTACCATGAAATGGCCAGATTTGCCTGACGGCCTCAGCGCGGACTGGGTCTTCGCCAACGGCTCCAACGTGCA TGTATGCAACGATCGGAGGTGGTTTGCCGAGTTTGTAGCCTTTCCTAGCAGCGCTGAATCAGCTTATTTTGCCTCCGAGAAGCTATCTGTCGTCGGCGTTGGAACCGTCAATCTACCCGTCAAGCGAAGCCCTAATCTTAGGGGATCACGAGCCCATCACCTCCTTCGTCTTACAGAAGTGCTTTACATACCTTCGTCGGTATGCAACATTATTGGTTTCCCCATTTATGATATCATCGATGGCGTTAGCATGGGCGGAACAGAGAAGAGCAGGGGCGTCATGACTGATGCTAGTGGCAAGCCGCTTGCCTATTTCTCCCCTGATACAGAGACCAGTTTGGCTTGTCTCAAACTTAGTGGTCCCCCTGTTGGTCCAAAGCTGGCACCTTCCAAATTACAATCTGATGTGGTGTACGTATTGAGTGTTATATGGCCGGATAATGAGAGAGCACGATGGAAGTCTCTCGACCAACATACCATGGCAGACAACCAGAAGCGCCAATGGGTTGGAGAGCAACCGTACACCgcagaggaaaagaagtggCTGAAGAAGCACTATGGAGGGGAATTTAAGTTTCTATGTCTGTATGGATTGAGCATCTACAATGAAGAGGATCGGGCAGAAGGCCGAGCCATCATGCGCACGCTCTCGAGAGCTGACGAGAGTAACGATGAGAatgatggaggagatgatgatgaccagAAGGGaaaggacgaagacgaggacgaagacgaagaagaattctgcgaggaagatgacgaagaggatgaagaagaagaggatgactCGGATCTAGAAAACCATCTCGCCGATTACCACTTCAACGAAGAAGAACTAGACTGGATTGAGAAACACTATCAAAACTCTGCGACCTTCATGATTTCATACGGTCTTAAGTTctatgacgatgatgactgCGCAACAGCTAAACAGCTGGTTCAAGACTTTTTGGGCGAATAA
- a CDS encoding putative NRPS-like protein biosynthetic cluster (EggNog:ENOG41~antiSMASH:Cluster_5.3~SMCOG1002:AMP-dependent synthetase and ligase) yields the protein MRPFVKAKVDFFSSERKENYVHSLPELIDFNAVHNPDHLFCVQARSNEPPINVTNAQFKLAVDQCAQWIATNVKLPTAATKNGLAERPPVALLMESDFGLIVHQFALVSMGIPPLVLSARLSPEAIFHLLKSTEASSLIISQRIAQATKGAFGSVKLIDIHVGQPYSSFYDVAEDKRVKREAVYPDNVDANILLLHSSGTTGLPKPIALTHRQLVFSVSHGDFDTEEEAQGIVISTLPLFHGFGLLAPGLSMSIGKTVCFPASDRIPDAQSIVDLVNTSGATGMMTVPFLLEDMAALPNEVGLKILAKLDFVGTGGSALSAAFGASAAAAGIRLLNLYGTTETGPLTKTFAPKDGYNWKYFRLRKDMLFKVSELEPYNGERRFRLTVFPFGAEKPFEIADQLIRSEAFPETDFAAIGRDDDVVVLANGEKVNPLLLETALTESGLVKSAIAFGENQFEIGVIVEPTESITDNEKENFKKNIWPIIVQAGERMDATARIYSPIAVIVLSSSVVVPRTDKGSIARKEVFKLLEADIAQVYKDLDSGVTDVPPLNYENLEQDLKELIQKRLKLRVTPDAWTIEDNIFTLGLDSLQATTLRRILLSAATKTPPDVIRRDFVYVNYSVQAMADALRQNALSNTSGGTFGKEVERFAQKYSLKSLRAAESGNSEGTTKLVEGAVVLLTGSSGSLGSYALAELAKSPHVAKVVCLLRKRPGSVINPTPGGSKVDKASFVAKGIELSESEWTKITALEIDPTADNLGLPPMVYAMVSKTVTHVLHAAWPMNFHMRLPSFDYQFAFLKNLLQLSVEAPQKVRFLFISSISVLAKMGLDNPGHSIPEIPLDVERAACGIGYADAKLVCEKMLEEASSLYGNALEVSIARCGQLTGSRKTSAWNVIEQIPMLIRTSQSLGILPTIQGTVSWIPVDDAAAATTELLLNTAGPGLVTHVENPVRQTWDGILEIIRAELGITKSLPFDDWLEQVAATDDKDADLYPVKKLYEFFKLYFLTASLGTVVMATDVSRKSSSTLRELTALDKDVIAGYVRYWKRAGYLD from the exons ATGCGTCCATTTGTCAAAGCTAAAGttgacttcttctcttcagagagaaaagaaaactatgtCCACTCTCTGCCAGAGTTGATCGACTTCAATGCCGTCCATAATCCCGACCACCTATTTTGCGTTCAGGCTCGGTCAAACGAACCCCCCATCAATGTCACAAACGCACAGTTCAAGTTAGCAGTCGACCAATGCGCTCAATGGATTGCAACTAACGTCAAATTGCCGACCGCCGCAACCAAGAATGGTTTGGCCGAAAGACCTCCGGTCGCTTTACTCATGGAAAGTGATTTTGGCCTTATAGTGCACCAGTTTGCTCTTGTCTCCATGGGTATCCCC CCACTCGTACTTTCCGCCCGCCTCAGTCCTGAGGCTATTTTTCATCTCCTAAAAAGCACCGAAGCATCTTCCCTTATTATTTCACAGAGGATTGCACAGGCCACCAAAGGAGCTTTTGGAAGCGTCAAACTCATCGATATTCATGTCGGTCAACCATATAGCTCTTTTTATGACGTGGCTGAAGATAAAAGGGTCAAGAGAGAGGCTGTTTATCCAGACAACGTTGATGCCAACATTTTACTATTGCATTCCTCTGGCACCACTGGCCTTCCCAAGCCAATTGCTCTCACTCACCGACAGCTAGTATTCTCCGTGAGCCATGGCGATTTCGAtacagaagaggaggctCAAGGAATTGTCATCTCTAcccttcctcttttccaCGGATTTGGTCTACTTGCTCCTGGGCTTTCCATGTCAATTGGAAAGACCGTGTGCTTTCCAGCCTCTGATCGCATTCCTGATGCTCAATCAATCGTAGACCTTGTCAACACTTCTGGCGCAACCGGCATGATGACggtgccttttcttcttgaggATATGGCTGCACTCCCGAATGAGGTGGGTTTGAAGATACTGGCCAAACTGGATTTTGTTGGAACGGGAGGCAGTGCTCTCAGTGCCGCGTTTGgtgcctctgctgcagctgcaggaaTTCGACTCCTGAATTTGTATGGAACGACAGAGACAGGTCCCCTTACTAAGACATTTGCGCCTAAAGATGGATACAATTGGAAGTATTTCAGACTGCGAAAGGATATGCTCTTCAAGGTTTCAGAGTTGGAGCCCTACAATGGCGAAAGACGATTCAGGCTGACCGTGTTCCCCTTTGGCGCTGAAAAGCCGTTCGAGATTGCCGATCAACTCATTCGAAGCGAAGCATTTCCCGAAACCGATTTTGCTGCTATTGGTCGCGACGACGACGTGGTTGTTCTTGCGAACGGCGAAAAGGTTAACCCTCTGCTCCTAGAGACTGCACTGACGGAATCTGGACTGGTCAAATCGGCAATTGCGTTTGGAGAGAACCAATTTGAGATTGGTGTGATTGTAGAACCTACAGAGTCCATTACTGACAATGAGAAGGAGaactttaagaaaaatatttggCCCATCATTGTCCAGGCAGGAGAGCGGATGGATGCCACGGCGAGAATTTACTCTCCTatcgccgtcatcgtctTATCATCCAGCGTCGTGGTTCCTAGAACAGACAAAGGATCTATTGCGCGAAAAGAAGTATTTAAGCTACTTGAGGCAGACATCGCCCAGGTTTACAAAGACTTGGATAGTGGCGTGACTGATGTTCCGCCGCTTAACTACGAAAACTTGGAACAAGATCTGAAAGAGTTGATTCAAAAGCGGCTTAAGCTACGAGTAACACCAGATGCTTGGACTATCGAGGACAACATCTTTACCTTGGGTCTAGACTCTCTACAAGCTACAACACTGCGCAGAATTCTCCTATCCGCGGCTACAAAAACGCCGCCCGATGTTATTAGAAGGGATTTTGTCTATGTTAATTACTCTGTACAGGCTATGGCAGATGCACTTCGACAGAATGCCTTGTCGAACACAAGCGGAGGAACCTTTGGCAAAGAGGTGGAACGCTTTGCTCAAAAGTACTCCCTCAAATCCCTCAGAGCCGCAGAGTCAGGCAACTCTGAAGGCACAACTAAGCTTGTTGAGGGAGCGGTGGTGCTATTGACAGGCAGCTCAGGCAGCTTAGGATCCTATGCGTTAGCAGAACTAGCAAAGTCGCCTCATGTTGCCAAAGTGGTCTGTTTACTAAGGAAACGCCCCGGTAGCGTAATCAACCCAACTCCTGGAGGATCCAAGGTTGACAAGGCTTCTTTTGTTGCCAAGGGCATTGAGTTAAGCGAGTCCGAGTGGACAAAGATTACGGCCCTGGAAATCGACCCGACGGCAGACAATTTGGGGCTTCCACCTATGGTTTATGCAATGGTCTCGAAAACGGTCACTCATGTGTTGCATGCGGCGTGGCCGATGAATTTCCACATGCGCCTCCCATCCTTCGACTACCAGTTTGCCTTCTTGAAGAATCTCTTGCAGCTGTCCGTCGAAGCGCCGCAAAAGGTCCGATTTTTGTTCATATCGTCGATTTCCGTCCTCGCAAAAATGGGGCTGGACAATCCAGGACACAGCATCCCTGAAATCCCACTAGACGTAGAAAGAGCCGCTTGTGGCATTGGATACGCCGATGCAAAGCTAGTCTGCGAAAAGATGCTGGAAGAGGCATCGTCGCTCTACGGCAATGCCCTAGAGGTATCCATTGCCCGATGTGGCCAGTTGACGGGGTCGCGGAAGACTAGTGCCTGGAATGTCATCGAACAGATCCCGATGCTTATTCGAACGTCTCAAAGCCTGGGTATACTGCCGACAATACAAGGG ACTGTTTCCTGGATCCCGGTTGATGacgcagctgcagcgacGACTGAGCTTCTCCTGAATACGGCTGGCCCCGGCCTGGTCACCCACGTGGAGAACCCTGTGAGGCAGACATGGGATGGAATCTTGGAAATTATCCGAGCCGAGCTTGGGATCACAAAGTCACTTCCCTTTGATGACTGGCTAGAGCAAGTGGCGGCTACAGATGATAAAGACGCCGATTTGTATCCTGTCAAGAAGCTCTACGAgttctttaagctttatttccTAACTGCCTCTTTGGGTACTGTTGTTATGGCAACAGATGTCAGCCGCAAGAGTTCCTCAACTCTTCGCGAACTCACAGCCTTGGACAAGGATGTCATTGCTGGGTATGTGCGGTACTGGAAAAGAGCAGGGTATCTGGACTAG
- a CDS encoding uncharacterized protein (EggNog:ENOG41~TransMembrane:7 (n3-15c20/21o107-129i141-159o184-207i219-248o268-288i300-322o347-367i)~SECRETED:SignalP(1-20)), with translation MRLLSFLLLALLGAFSLVLAAESSAENSTAAANPLAALPVCAQKCLASAVANSTCNPNDVKCTCESASIQESSAICIAGACTVRESLTTKNATSTLCGVPIRNKTPIFANVTIVLGVIAGFIVVLRIGSKIGLRLGLASDDYAILVTLACGIPSSVMNVRGTGGNGEGKDIWTLPFDMITRFGVYFYTLEILYFAQVMLLKMTLLFFYLQIFPGPARKLLWGTVVVNGIFGVSFMLLATFQCTPISFFWDGWDGEHKGKCLNSNAIGWANAAISIALDLWMIAIPMWQVRNLNLHWKKKVGVAIMLLVGTFVTVVSIVRLQFLVNLGSSANPTFDQVDVSIWSTVEINTGIICTCLPSIRLFLIRLFPVLGGSSHKRSGYQNYPDSYGKSDHANSRAKTLVSAVKSQTRPEHNGIELETRYEVRYSDEDEARLVRMQEGHNLKSAHEASARSVNSASEVSL, from the exons ATGAGGTTGTTATCTTTCCTCTTGTTGGCGCTCTTGGGAGCCTTTTCTTTGGTATTAGCAGCGGAGAGCTCGGCCGAGAACTCTACCGCTGCTGCCAATCCCCTTGCCGCGTTGCCGGTTTGTGCG CAAAAATGTCTTGCGTCGGCTGTTGCAAATTCTACCTGCAACCCAAATGACGTCAAGTGTACCTGTGAAAGCGCGTCGATTCAAGAATCATCGGCAATCTGCATCGCAGGCGCCTGCACGGTTCGGGAGTCTCTAA CCACCAAAAATGCGACAAGCACTCTCTGTGGCGTCCCCATCCGTAACAAGACCCCCATCTTCGCCAATGTCACCATCGTGCTCGGTGTCATCGCCGGTTTTATTGTCGTCCTGCGTATCGGCTCCAAGATTGGCCTGAGATTGGGTCTCGCCTCGGACGACTATGCCATTCTCGTGACGCTCGCGTGCGGTATCCCTTCCTCTGTGATGAACGTTCGAGGCACTGGCGGAAATGGAGAGGGCAAGGACATCTGGACACTGCCGTTTGATATGATCACTCGCTTCGGAGTATACTTTTACACCCTCGAGATTTTATATTTCGCCCAAGTTATGCTTCTGAAGATGACGCTCTTGTTCTTCTATCTTCAAATCTTCCCCGGACCAGCCAGGAAACTGTTGTGGGGCACTGTTGTCGTCAATGGCATATTTGGAGTTTCGTTTATGCTTCTTGCGACTTTCCAGTGCACTCCAATCAGCTTTTTCTGGGACGGCTGGGACGGCGAGCACAAGGGCAAATG TCTCAATAGTAATGCCATCGGATGGGCAAACGCAGCAATCAGTATTGCCTTGGATTTATGGATGATTGCAATCCCCATGTGGCAAGTCCGCAACCTCAACCTccactggaagaagaaggtcgGCGTAGCAATTATGCTCCTTGTTGGTACCTT TGTTACAGTTGTCAGTATCGTCAGACTCCAGTTCCTTGTGAACCTTGGTAGTTCCGCGAATCCCACTTTCGACCAAGTTGACGTCTCTATCTGGTCTACTGTTGAGATTAATACCGGTATCATCTGTACATGTCTGCCATCTATTCGACTGTTTTTGATCCGTCTTTTCCCTGTCTTGGGTGGCTCTTCGCATAAGAGGAGTGGCTACCAAAACTACCCTGACAGCTATGGCAAATCAGATCATGCAAACAGCAGGGCAAAGACACTGGTTTCAGCCGTTAAATCTCAGACTCGCCCAGAGCATAATGGGATTGAACTTGAGACTAGGTATGAGGTTCGGTAtagcgatgaggatgaggctaGATTGGTGAGGATGCAAGAAGGGCATAATTTAAAGTCAGCGCACGAAGCCAGCGCACGAAGTGTAAATAGCGCAAGCGAGGTATCACTGTAA
- a CDS encoding putative secondary metabolism biosynthetic enzyme (SMCOG1066:alpha/beta hydrolase domain-containing protein~EggNog:ENOG41~CAZy:CE10~antiSMASH:Cluster_5.3), which translates to MYMESAVMCAQERGADFDGQTFHFRKIGFHSGLGCDDRREVRVMLVEDTNVNSWRFSVNSTDKEDRRSLKTKHADGQFETLEKAPDFRIYETLILERMESLLKDRNAEHLMKRTAYALFSRVVEYADLLKGISSITLAPGQAVAEIEVPAETFDCHESTVDRFMDAISLDTFIQVLGLLINTSGKNAGDEVFVATSIENMTILPCDFKSQRRWAVYAMFGMDGDRRAVGDVFVFSGDRKLVVFGSQISFTKIQSSILEGLLDGTNPRVNVAKPRTPESRIENSRAPVVARQEPITTQLFDQRATIGISSSKEPQGSHHNFEDVIALVASYVGLSASDIHEDESFSSLGLDSLSAVELADELRVKFSIEISASDILTVQVTELRNYFLSHGKESSATTNSHSAMAGELPKPTNGDNMLTNGAAVEHEDSHESVKGHANGNANGNTTNHTNGYLAKPSKPRQHVRHRVETVTYKQVDGIEISADVFIPLEPPSEIMPIALMIHGGGHLTLSRKAIRPSQTSFLLTHGILPISLDYRLCPQVNIIDGSMTDVRDAYIWARTELPFFMRERGINVDASKIVIVGWSTGGHLAMTTAWTTPAAGLPPPLAILAFYCPTHYDPSDDSLRMGKEYQPRTMSMSEIQKALGSQTVTSHAFNSTDTTNMGWVKPGDPRSELVLALVKEKNGVALLLDGIPTDGDTLEAPKPERVAAISPLVQVQKGNYHTPTFVLIGDEDEIVPFHTSVNFVNALQKQGIRNGFIPVPGQRHIYDLSLSPGMAKWDDWVAPGYKFLFDILGINSE; encoded by the exons ATGTACATGGAATCCGCAGTGATGTGCGCCCAAGAAAGAGGGGCGGATTTTGACGGACAGACGTTCCATTTCCGTAAGATTGGCTTTCATAGTGGTTTAGGCTGTGATGACCGCCGGGAAGTGAGAGTCATGTTAGTAGAGGATACAAATGTCAACTCATGGCGGTTTTCAGTCAATAGCACTGACAAAGAGGACCGAAGGTCTTTGAAGACAAAGCACGCAGATGGACAATTTGAGACATTAGAAAAGGCGCCAGACTTTCGGATTTATGAGACATTGATACTGGAACGCATGGAAAGTTTGCTCAAGGATCGCAATGCAGAGCATTTGATGAAAAGAACTGCGTATGCCTTATTCTCAAGAGTCGTTGAGTATGCCGATCTGCTGAAGGGCATTTCGTCTATCACGCTGGCTCCCGGTCAGGCTGTAGCCGAAATAGAGGTTCCAGCAGAGACATTTGACTGCCATGAGAGTACGGTTGATCGTTTTATGGATGCCATATCGCTGGATACCTTTATTCAGGTCCTCGGCTTATTGATTAACACAAGTGGGAAGAATGCTGGTGATGAAGTCTTTGTTGCAACCAGCATAGAAAACATGACAATTCTACCATGTGACTTTAAGAGCCAGCGAAGATGGGCTGTCTACGCCATGTTTGGTATGGATGGAGATAGGCGAGCGGTTGGGGAcgtctttgtcttttctggTGATAGAAAGCTGGTCGTCTTTGGGTCACAAATCTCCTTCACAAAAATCCAATCCAGCATACTTGAAGGACTTCTCGACGGCACCAATCCGCGAGTAAACGTGGCCAAACCACGCACTCCTGAGAGTAGAATTGAAAACAGTAGAGCTCCTGTTGTTGCGAGACAAGAACCTATAACGACCCAACTATTCGATCAGCGGGCAACAATTGGCATTTCGTCTTCAAAGGAGCCACAGGGATCTCACCATAACTTTGAAGACGTCATAGCACTGGTTGCCAGTTACGTCGGATTATCGGCGTCCGATATCCACGAAGATGAAAGCTTCAGCAGTTTAGGTTTGGACTCACTGTCTGCCGTCGAGCTTGCGGATGAGTTGCGAGTCAAGTTTAGCATCGAAATATCTGCGAGCGACATCTTGACAGTTCAAGTGACTGAACTTCGAAATTACTTTTTGTCTCATGGGAAAGAGTCGAGCGCGACAACAAATTCGCACAGCGCTATGGCGGGTGAGCTACCGAAACCTACAAATGGAGATAATATGTTAACCAATGGCGCCGCTGTTGAACATGAGGATAGCCACGAAAGTGTCAAAGGACACGCCAACGGAAATGCCAATGGTAACACTACCAATCACACAAATGGCTATCTAGCCAAACCATCAAAACCCCGACAACATGTCAGACACCGAGTTGAAACGGTGACTTATAAACAGGTCGATGGCATCGAAATCTCAGCGGATGTCTTTATACCGCTGGAGCCACCCTCTGAAATCATGCCTATAG CATTAATGATTCATGGCGGCGGCCATTTGACACTCTCAAGAAAGGCTATACGGCCTTCGCAAACATCGTTTCTACTTACACATGGAATCTTGCCAATAAGTCTAGATTATCGGCTATGTCCCCAGGTAAATATCATCGACGGGTCGATGACAGATGTTCGGGACGCCTATATCTGGGCAAGAACAGAGCTTCCATTCTTTATGCGGGAAAGGGGTATCAATGTTGATGCCTCAAAGATTGTGATTGTTGGCTGGTCCACTGGAGGACATTTAGCAATGACTACTGCTTGGACAACGCCAGCAGCTGGTCTGCCACCACCATTAGCAATCCTCGCATTTTACTGCCCAACGCACTATGACCCTTCAG ACGACTCATTGAGAATGGGCAAAGAGTATCAGCCCCGCACGATGTCTATGAGCGAGATACAGAAAGCACTAGGATCTCAGACG GTCACGAGTCATGCATTTAATAGCACTGATACAACTAACATGGGCTGGGTTAAACCTGGAGATCCTCGCTCTGAGCTTGTTCTAGCTCTcgtaaaagagaaaaatggGGTGGCACTACTATTGGATGGCATTCCAACTGATGGTGACACCCTGGAAGCCCCAAAGCCAGAGCGTGTTGCAGCCATCAGCCCGTTGGTTCAAGTACAAAAGGGCAACTATCACACACCGACCTTTGTCCTCATTGGAGACGAGGATGAAATCGTTCCATTTCATACTTCTGTGAACTTTGTCAACGCTCTCCAAAAACAAGGAATTAGAAACGGATTCATTCCGGTACCAGGACAGCGCCACATTTACGATCTAAGCCTGAGTCCCGGAATGGCGAAATGGGACGATTGGGTGGCCCCGGGTTACAAGTTTTTGTTTGACATACTGGGGATTAACTCGGAATGA
- a CDS encoding uncharacterized protein (EggNog:ENOG41~antiSMASH:Cluster_5.3), translating into MLLFGGPQQLRLSCDRCHKRKQRCTRTAASDENPCRRCKEAGEKCVFSPPLRLGRPSKRQKQEGKVEEPSYRGQEGSFLAISNQDLSGTTTTTTSTISATTQDENSSRLETSSPFSIDGMGEMENSPADQHELACTASLMNHNIVAKSFEVWPLPLDNYPDPTISVITPGLFRGPSTIYNDEAWSDLFHDKAHSEPPASSHIDPLDPSLMMMPGASASDSAIGSIDHCPSDIAESPIMDPISMLSQIQLKLHGIQTRRPPQAAELQIIVNQTVQIAQKFMEVLNQILPPRTTDSSPASVQQRQHIPHSVPTRDASISSNEESPFHLEWNRRQQQQQQQQQQYISTSTGTVDTVEIRLALICYIQILRSYKNLVHMLDNSMSTAEAQQYDLSDFVPVQIGSLHTVVSPRLQIALLVQLISQHTEEIRHKTRQLATKVETRSNMDPSHPGAPINNIIGKDIRGEEEDLRDRLDSISERLNMHSQFQDHRSLDR; encoded by the coding sequence ATGTTACTGTTTGGCGGTCCTCAGCAACTTCGGCTCTCTTGTGACAGATGCCATAAAAGAAAGCAGCGCTGCACTCGCACCGCAGCCAGTGACGAAAATCCCTGTCGTCGCTGCAAAGAAGCAGGTGAAAAGTGTGTCTTTAGTCCTCCTCTCCGGCTCGGCCGGCCCAGCAAACGGCAGAAGCAAGAAGGCAAAGTCGAAGAGCCCAGCTACAGAGGCCAGGAGGGCAGTTTCTTGGCCATTTCCAATCAAGACCTCTCAGGAAcaacgacaacaacaacatcaacaatATCTGCAACTACACAAGACGAGAACAGCTCAAGGCTAGAGACTTCCTCGCCCTTTTCGATTGATGGTAtgggagagatggagaactCTCCTGCTGACCAGCACGAGCTGGCCTGTACCGCCTCTTTAATGAATCACAATATTGTTGCAAAGTCTTTTGAAGTTTGGCCACTACCTCTAGATAATTACCCCGACCCGACAATATCAGTCATAACGCCCGGCTTGTTCCGTGGACCATCTACAATCTACAACGACGAAGCGTGGTCGGATCTATTCCACGACAAAGCGCACTCAGAGcctccagcctcttctcaCATAGATCCGTTAGATCCAtctctgatgatgatgcctggAGCCTCTGCCAGCGACTCCGCAATTGGGTCAATAGACCACTGCCCTTCCGACATAGCAGAATCACCGATAATGGACCCGATATCAATGCTTTCACAAATCCAACTAAAGCTCCACGGGATTCAGACTCGAAGACCTCCccaagcagcagagctcCAGATCATTGTGAATCAAACTGTACAAATTGCTCAAAAGTTTATGGAGGTCTTGAATCAGATCTTACCACCACGCACAACCGATTCTAGCCCAGCATCCGttcagcagcggcaacaCATACCTCACTCTGTACCCACGAGGGACGCGTCCATCTCATCTAACGAGGAGTCGCCATTTCATCTAGAATGGAAtagacggcagcagcagcagcaacagcagcagcagcaatacatatcaacatcaacaggCACAGTCGACACTGTGGAAATCCGATTGGCACTTATTTGCTACATACAGATCCTACGCAGCTACAAAAACCTTGTGCATATGCTAGACAACTCCATGTCCACGGCTGAGGCGCAACAATACGACCTTTCAGACTTTGTGCCTGTCCAGATCGGCAGCCTGCATACGGTGGTAAGCCCGCGGTTACAAATTGCACTGTTAGTGCAGCTCATCTCGCAGCACACAGAGGAGATCAGGCACAAGACTCGCCAATTGGCAACAAAAGTCGAAACTCGGTCGAACATGGACCCGAGCCACCCAGGAGCCCCCATCAACAACATTATTGGCAAGGATATAcggggcgaagaagaagacctgCGAGATAGACTGGATTCGATATCAGAGAGGCTGAACATGCATTCACAGTTTCAAGACCACCGGAGTCTCGATCGATAA